The nucleotide sequence CGCCGCTCGGAATCGGCACGATCCGGCTGGCGAATGGAAGAGGCGTGAAAGGTTTTCTGGTCGAGCCCGCCGCGATCGATGGCGCGCGCGATATTTCCGCATTCGGCGGCTGGCGCGCGTTCATGGCGGAGAAGGCGGGGGTTTAGCCGTCGTTTCGTAGGGTGGGCAAAGCGAAGCGTGCCCACCATCAAATGCAGCGGCGGAAAGATGGTGGGCACGGCGCAAGTGCGCTTTTGCCCATCCTACGATCTTGCGCAAGCGGCGAACGTCTTACACCGACACCGCGTAGAGTTCGTACTCCCCGCGCACCAGCTCGATATGGGCGCGCATCGCGGCCGCAGCACCCGACTTGTCGCCGCGCATGATCGCGACCACGACGCGGTCGTGTTCGGCGTGGGATTTCGCCAGCCGTCCGAGGTTGCGGAACTGGGCGCGGCGGAACGGCTGGACGCGCACCCGCGTCGCCAAGGTCATCTCGGCGATGTAGCCGTTCTGCGAGCCGGCATAGATCGCGTTGTGGAAGCGCTCATTGACCTCGTGAAAGCGCTCGGGATTGCCGGCGTGGCTCAGCACCCGCAATTCCTCGTGAATCCCTTCCAGCTTCTGGCGATCGGCCGGCGGCATCCGCTCGGCGGCGAGGCCGGCGCACAGCGCTTCCAGCTCCGCCATCGCCTCGAACATTTCAGTCAAGCGATCCAGCGAGGGCTGCGCGACGACGGCGCCGCGATGGGCGCGGGCTTCGACTAGGCCGCTCGCCACCAATTGCCGCAGCGCCTCGCGGACCGGCGTGCGCGACACGGAGAAGCGCCGCGCAATATCCGTCTCGTCGAGCGCCGAACCCGGCCGCAGCACGCCGCGCACGATCTCGTCGGCCAACTGCAGCCGCAGTTCTTCCGCGCGCGTGACCTTGTCGCGTTGCAATGACGGCCGATCGACGCGGCGAACCGTGGTTTCCGGGAGATCCTCCAGGCTCATGTCGCTTGACCCTGTGCTTCGTTGATGATGCTGACATGGGCGGCGACGACCTTCCAGCCATCGGCAAAGCGCACCCAGGTCTGCATCTGCCGTCCTACCTTGCCGGGTAAGGATTCGGGATAGAACAGCGTCGAGGCGACGGCAGTGTCGCGGCCATAGGTCGTGATCACGGTCTTGTCGGTCCTGCGGCCGAGCCCGACCGGCGAGCGCGCCGCGCGAAACGCCATGATCTCCTCGTAGCCATAGAGATTTTCACCGACGCCGTAGCGCAGCGTGCGGGGATCGTTGCGGAACAATTCGTCGAGCACCGCAATGTCATTCGACACCAGCGCCTTTTCATAGCGCGCGAATTGCGCGGTGACTTCGGCCAGCACGTCGGGAAGATCGATCTCCATCGCTACAATCCTCTCGGCGGCGGCGCAGCGGCAACGCCCATCTGTTCCAGCGCGTGCGCGACGCGCAGCGCAATATCCTCCCGCCACGGCGCAGCAATGATCTGCACGCCGATCGGCATCGGCTCCAGCGGCACCGGCACTGCAACCACGGGCAGGCCGATGAACGAGATCGGCTGGGTATGGATGCCGATATTGGCGCGCACCGGCAGTTCGACGCCGTCGAGCACGAAGTTTACCTGCCCGAGCTTCGGCGCGATGCAGGGCGTGGCCGGCGCGATGATCACGTCGACCGATCTGAACAGCTCCAGTACCTTTGCGCGATACCAGCGGCGGAATTTTTGCGCGCGATCGACCAGTGGCGCCGGAACCATCGCCCCCGCAATCAGGCGGTCGCGCACCGCCGGATCGAAATCGTTCGGACGCTTGCGCAGGCGGTCGAGATGCAGCGAGGCACCCTCGGTCGTGGTGATCACGTAAGCCGCAGCGCGGGCGCGCGCGGCCTCGGGAATTTCAATCGTTTGCGCGGCATTCAGCGCCTTGGCGACGCGTGCGACAGCCTCGACCGCTTCCGGGAAAACATTCTTCTGGAAA is from Bradyrhizobium sp. AZCC 2176 and encodes:
- a CDS encoding GntR family transcriptional regulator encodes the protein MSLEDLPETTVRRVDRPSLQRDKVTRAEELRLQLADEIVRGVLRPGSALDETDIARRFSVSRTPVREALRQLVASGLVEARAHRGAVVAQPSLDRLTEMFEAMAELEALCAGLAAERMPPADRQKLEGIHEELRVLSHAGNPERFHEVNERFHNAIYAGSQNGYIAEMTLATRVRVQPFRRAQFRNLGRLAKSHAEHDRVVVAIMRGDKSGAAAAMRAHIELVRGEYELYAVSV
- the hpxZ gene encoding oxalurate catabolism protein HpxZ, translating into MEIDLPDVLAEVTAQFARYEKALVSNDIAVLDELFRNDPRTLRYGVGENLYGYEEIMAFRAARSPVGLGRRTDKTVITTYGRDTAVASTLFYPESLPGKVGRQMQTWVRFADGWKVVAAHVSIINEAQGQAT